TGGGGTGTGGGCCAGCAATCCCTCTGATGAGTCCCGGGGAGCTCCGCAGCTGCTCTTTGAGAACCACCCCATGCGCGTCTGCCCAGCAGGCGCGGGTAGTACCCCATTCTGCAGGCGATACCAGACACCAGAGCCCGCAGAGGCTAAGGGATTTGCCTAAAGTGAGTCATCTGACCGTTAGCACTGCGCGTTAGCACTGCGCAAGACATTtaaggcagggggagtgggcttTCAGCAATTTGCCGGAGAATAGGGCTGCATTATAATGCCACCCACGGAGAAAAATGAATCTACTTCTGGAAAATCCATCCCTTTCCAAAGGAGGTGGCAGGGGGAGCAACATTTTCCAGGAGAGGGCCCCTCATCTAGAGGCAGATCTCCAGAGGCTTTGAGATTACTGGAGAGAAATCAGACACAGTAGCGTTTCTTCCTCCGAGGAGGAGAGCGAAAGGAATCAGGAAGGAGGAGATGCAGCGGGAAGAAGCCAGCAGGGCACTGTGAGAAGCCTGAAAATAACGCACATCACCCCCTCCCACAGGTGCACCGTGGCAAGGCCTCCCTCCAGGGGCCCTAACTGGTTGCTCTCGGCAGAGCCCTCCTGAGgtcacccccccaaccccggccctGGCCTCCCCCCAGCCGCCCTGTCGGGGGGGAGGGCGTGCCTGCCTCCCAGGCTGCCCACACTCACACAATGCTGGTGTTGCACCTCTCACACGTGTGGAGCTTGGGTGGGGTGGCCGGGGCCccggaggtgggcagggaggactGGGGGCTCAGCTGactgggcaggaaggcaggcgtgccacctgggaggggtgggggcagacagACACATTGGAGCGCGTGGCCCGGTGGCGGCAGCCAGGCAGGCCATGCTCACTCCTCCGGCACAGCTCTGAGGAGACTCCTGAAAGGCACACTTACACAGGACCTCTAAGGGGACACTGGGTGTGAGGCAGGTAGGTAACGGACGAAGGGAGTGATGGCGGCCGCTCCTTGGCCGAGGCCGAGTTAGCCCAGGCTATGGCAACCAAGGAGTGTCTGTGCTGTGTCTACATACCCCACCAAGCAGGCGTTTCCCCTCGTGATCCGGTCAAGATGATATTAATTAAAAGATGATAATCATAGATAATAGCAGCCCCACAATACCTTCACATGGTTTTCAAAGGGCTTTTATGGGCACTGTTGCATGTGAGCCTCGGAACGACACCGATGTTACTGGGCAGGTATGGTCCCTGTTGGCAGCCAAGGACTCCAAGACTCCAGCGGTGAAGTCACAGGCTGTCtgcgctccccccaccccaccacctctcCCTGGGCCCTGTCCGGGGGGCCCACCAAGGCCTCGGAGTCAGGATTTGCTCCCTGCCCCCTGACCCCATTGAACACCCAGGAGCTAATGTCAGAGTTGAAACCAGCCCCCAGGTTGTACTGGTGAGGCTGTGGACCCAGCGCTCCTGCCTGTCCCATCGTCTGCCTCCCTGAGACCACTGCCAGGCCAGGCCTCCTCGTCCCTCCCCtgcactacacacacacacagcaccacTGCACCCCGACCACCACCTCGGCAGCTGTTCAGGCCTGTCCGGCCCGATCAACAGTTCCTCAAGGGCCGACAGGTGCCCGACTGCCCTCAGCCCCCACACTCGGCACACCACTGGCCCATCAGACAAGCACAGGAAATGTCTGTCGAATGAACAACTGAATGGCTGGCGAGGGCCCGTATCTCTCTTCTTGCTCACTCCAGCATCGGCCTGGCACTATTTAACAGGCCCTCCTGGGTTAGGGCGctcctgtgcctggcacatgagaCCCCACAGCCAGGACTCAACCTCCAAGACCAGGCCCCGCTACTCTCTTGCTCCCACAACAaagcccccttccccccaccccctgcaggccACGGCGCTCCCTGCCAccatctccccccccacccccctccccagtgccctGCCCTCTCTGAGGCTCAACTCCCTGCCGCCATCTTAAGGCCGTTTGTTAAAGTCTTGATCTTTCTTCAAGGGTCAAGTCAAATTCATCTTCCTCCATGAAGCCCTCCCTGGGGACCCAGCACCCACGGGCCCTACCCCCACCTTTATCATTCCCTTGACACTTTCCTGATCCCAGCCAGCACCTCTGGGTGCACCCCTGTAACTCCTACCAGATTGAAAGCTCCTTTAGTGCAGGGACTTCCCCTTGGTGCCTACTCCTGTGATGAGCACTTAAGAAATACCAGTTCAATATCACGTCCAGTCAGGGGTGTCCTGCCAGAACCTACTTCCTACACTCAAACCCCCCAGGGGCTCACCTCTCTCCTCAGCCTCCAGGGCTTCCTGCAAGAGCCGAAAGGAGCTGGACTGCCGGGGGGCGACCCGTGCCTCACGATTCTCCTGCAGCATCTTGTAGACTTCTGAGTCCTCTTCCAGAAGGCGGCTTCCCCCTTCTGAGTCCACACTGCAGGGACAGGAGGCAGCCAGGAGTGAGGGTCCCTTCCTGGGTATGAGGACCAGCACGGGCGCAGGGAAAGAGTGCCCTAGGGGAAAGGAttctggggggggtgggattCAGAGGAGAGCCAACTGGGCTTAAAGCAGCCgggaccctcccccactccccgccgccccccttcctcctctctggaAAGCCTGTCTGTCTCCTACCCTCCCAGGCCTTCCAGGATtccaccccaccctccagggCCCACTGCTACCTgagcctggggctggaggaaCGTGGACCCGGGGAAGGCGGCAGCACCAGCACAGCCGAGTCCCCGGTGCGGGTGAGGCTGGCCTGCGGGACAGAGAGGCACCAGGGGAGGAGTCAGCGGCTCGAGCCTTTGGCCTGCACAGCCGTCTGGGCCGCCGAGCCAAGCCCGGCTGTTCCCCAGGCCCAACACCAGAGGGCTCCCAGCTCCCGCTGACCAGCAGGCCctgggcagggtggagggggcCACCACCTCAGCCCTGCCCGCAGGGTACCAGGGACTGCTCCTGCTCAGTCCCAGAAGGGGAGAGTGGCCAGCCCCCATTATGGAAGTGTTAATGGTTCTGCAAGGAGATTGGGCAAggggcagaagggcagagaggaagTAAGCAGATCCTTTCGCAGTGAGGAGAAGGAAGCACAAGGGATGGAGTGAAGGGCCCAAGACCCCTCTCGGGCTCAGGGCTGGGGCTGCACGAGGGACCTCTCTCCTACACACACTTCCTCTCCTGAGAGGGCCCAGGTCTCCTGGCTGCCCTGGAGGTCTGGTTCTGCCCCAGGGAGTCTTGAGGGGGGCCAGGCCCATTTTGGACCCACGGCCCAGCAGCAGCGCCCCCTCTCCAGGCACGCACTGTCCATCTTGGGCTCCCTACACTTGCTGTCTATGTGGAAATCTCGACTTCAACCTCACTGTTGCTCCACCTTCTGGCCTGCACCTCTGCACCCACCCCTCCTACCCGGCCTCCTCTCCCTTGCCAGCCCCCACGGAAAGGGTACCTCAGAGACAACCAGACAGGCCACAGTGCACCAGGCTGAGGGCACGGTTCCCCGGAAGGCCAAAGTCCCTCAATTTTAAGAGTCAAAGTCAGGGACAAAGTATGGGGttaaatgataaaacagaaaCTTGAGGGTTTTGAGAAGACAGCCCTCGACCCTCACTCTTCTTCCACCAGTCTACATCCCTCTTGCTCTTGGTGCCATGTGGTCCACTGTCAGACAGTAAGACACTTTCCTCAGGAAGGGCGGTCAGCACCAGGTACTCAAGAACCACGGCCCTCGCGCCGTCAGCGGCCAGGCTGTGCCCGGAACAGGGCAGTGACTAGCGGGGAGGGCGGCCCAAATCCACCCAGGCTCTCTTTGCAAGCCAAGTCCTCATGCCAGCCAGAGGGAGGGGTGCTGTCTTCACTTCACATCTGCTCACCGAGGCGTGCGCCTACCCAGAGGTGGCAGCTTCCAGTTTCCAGAAGGGCCCCATAAAGGCTGGTGGGGTCCTGTGCCTGCAGCTCAGGAGCCGGTAGCAAGGCCACGGCCACAGCAGACTGGGATGGGGGCACCTCATCTACAGCCACCTCTaacccccttcctcctgccagaCCACCGTGCCCTGGTGGAGAGGAGCCCAACTCCCTCCCTGGGAGCAGCtctgcctttctcctccctccctcccagtcaGCTAGGGACACCTGCCCTCACAGAAGAAACCTGTCATCCCCAAGTCCAGAGAAGCAGCTCACCTGCCCACCAAGAGCTCATCTGTAGCCAACACCTCTCAAACTGTGTTCTGGTGAACACAGGGATGTTAATAAGTGTGTGGCaggtgtgtgtgtcggggggggggatGCCAGGAGAAATTCTATAGTTAAATAAGTttaggaaattaataaaattaaatatatttctcatgGCACTTCTTAGAACCTTTAAGGTGCTAAAAGTATACAGTGGCTCCCAAGAGGGAGGTGTGGGATTCCCACACCATCTGACCACAGCCTCATTCATAGACCAGAATGCAAGCCTCACTGGGTTAGGAATTTCTGTTTATCCACCAATGCATCCCCAGAGACTAGAAGGGTGCCTGACACAAAGCAACTGCTCAGCAGAAGTTTGTTGAAGGAATGACCACGGTCCTCAGGCCAAAGAAGGGAACTCGGAGCATGGGGACTGACTGGGaggtccagagagagaaagaggggcttATCCAAGGTTAGATGGTAGAGGTGGGACTACCCCAAGTCTCCCTGccacccagcccagggctcctgtTTACACTACATGGGTGGTCCTCAGATCTTTGCATCATGTCCCCAAGGGCTCCTTAAAACACAGATTGGTGCCCTTGCTCCACACCCTCACCCCTGCATCTGATTCAGTAAGTCCAGGCTGGgacctgagaatgtgcatttctaacaggttccgAGGTGTTGCTGCTGGCTTGGGAGCCACTCCCTGTACCACCAGCATCTCCCCTTTGCCCAAGTTTGGGAACCACAAGGAAGAAGGCCAAGATGGATGGACCCTCTCCAGCCATGCCCTGGGCCAAGCGCACTCCCAGCTGGTCTCAGCCCAAAGATCTCCCAGagaagcccctccccacccccacccaggcccaAACATGCCAGGTCTTGCCTGTACACTGCTTTCCCATCTCCCTGGCTTATCAATCTCTAATCTAAACCCTACCCGGTCCTACCTTGGACGTCCAGCAAAATTCCTGACAAAGCCTTCTCAGGCCACCCAGCCCACACTCATCTTTCCCCTCCCAGAATGCCTCCTGCTTTCATAATTAAGACCACACTGTTTAGCTCTTAATTGTTCCCAAACTGCTTGTCTTATCTCCCCAACTacactttaaattctttaaagacGGGGGTCTTATCGAATGCATCTCTTTGCCTACATTGCCCGGCAGGCCACTGAGTGGGCCCACAAGGAGTCACTGGTGAACCCCTACCGTGCAGCCCCCACAGGAgccctctccttctttccccagAGCCCCCAGTTTCTAATGCCCTCCCCCAGCCATCTCTAAAGGCTCTGCTTTCTGGAATGCAAAATCAACCGGAGGTAGGATTCCAGCAGCTGGGCCTCATCCCCTTCACCCCAAAGGCTGGACATGCCCCCCCCAACTCTGCTCCCAGCAGCTGTGGCCCAGGACTGTTGGCGGCCTTACTCCCTCACTTCCTCACTCCTGCCCTTAGAGAGGAGAAATACCaccaaggcgggggggggggggggggggggggggggcgctgtcaCTAATTCACAGTGGgacctggcgggggggggggggcggggggcgctgtCACTAATTCACAGTGGgacctggcgggggggggggcggggggcgcggtcACTAATTCACAGTGGgacctggcgggggggggggggggggggggggggtgcggcggTGTGGAAGGTTGTCCAGGGtagaagggcagggaggagggcagacaGAAAGTAAGCCAAGTGCAACTTGAGGCAGAACCACAGTCCCACTGGTGGTTCTCTGGGCTGagtcagaggaggaggaaggaggatggGGTGATGGGAGTTGGGGGCGGGCATGGGGCTTGGAATGGGGAGGAATGTGTTCAGGAGATGCAGCCAGAACCAAAGGGAACCATCCCAACAACAGCAGCAAAACTATTTCAGCCCTGGCCCAAGAGAAACACTCAGGAAGGGAGGACGCTAGCAGGAGGGGGGCGGCAGCAAGTGGGAGGACAGGAGGCAGAAGGCCACCTGGGACTGGCCAGCCGGGCTTGGGGCACATAAGCACGGCCCGCCAGCAGACACAGTGGCCTCCGGGCTCAGGAGAGGGGTATGCTTGTTGCTGGAGATGGAGGTGCTGGCTGCCCCAGGGGGACCCGCCCTCTGCGGCCCCACGGGGGCCACTGGCACCCTGGCCGGATGGGaggctctctcctcctcccagtcAGCTCACCTGGTGGCTTCCGGGGCGGCCCCCGAAGGAGAAGCGGTCAGCAGCAGTGGGTCCCGGGGAGCGTGCCAGGCTCTGGAAACTGAAATGCGGGAAATGGACGGTGTGTGGGACGCCTGGCACACAGGGACACAGCCTGTCTCAGGGACACAGAGGGTGCCCTCAGGCTCCCCTAAACCCAGCTACTGAGACTGAGAGGCCTGTTCTGGACCCCGTGGCCATCCCCCTGCACTCACCTGCGGCTGACCACGGCCTCTCCAGGGAGGGCACGCGGGCTGCTGGGGGGCAGGGTAGAGAAGGGGCTGCccagctgggggctggaggacACGGGGCTGGAGCAGGAAGACCGCAGGGAGGACTGGCTGTCTGCGTGCGTCCTCACGGAGCCCTGCGGAGAGAAGGGCCGGGAAGGGAGCACCCATCCCCATTGCCTACCGGCCCTGCCCCTCAGGGCTCCCCTCACTTCAGGGTGCTGGAGTTCCCAGCAGGAGGCACCATCCTACCTGGAAGCGAGTCACCAGCACTTCCACAGAGCTTTCCCCATTGGTCTGCCTGGGGGAAGCAGCCTGGGACCTGAGGAGAGGCCAGAGGGAGGCAGGTCACAGGAGTCCTGGAACCCTGCTCACCTGACAGGGGCTGCAGATTTCAGCTGTTCCCACAACAGATTCTCAAGACTCGTAAAATGTTCAAGAAATGTGGACATCAGGTTGTCAACTTTCAACTTTGCCAAGTTCAAAACAAACAACTATTATTAATAACCACCATCATTTCTCAAAGGAATGGACAGTTTAGCATCAATATGAAGAATGGACATAATTGcataaattcaattttattaaaaactcacagtatcccctttcttttttttttaagatttttcatttatttacttgagagagagcacgaaagggcACCTGCTGGGGGGtagggcagtgggaaagggaaaagcagactccttgatCAGTATGGAgcctggacatggggctcgatcccaggaccctgagatcatgacctaagccaaagtcagacacttaaccaactgagccacccaggcgcccctctttttttttaagtaatctctatgctcaacatggggctcaaactcaagacccagaGATGAAGTCTtatatgctccaccaactgagacagccaggcacccctctttttatttctttttcttttttctcttttcttctttttttgggcATTTCATCTAGACTTTGTCATTGGTAAGCATCAGTTTATAGATTGATTCTGGGGGAGATTGCTGAGTTCATATAAATAATCCTTTATCTTTCACACACGGAGAAAGTGAagcccagagagagaaaaggagtttCCTAAAGCCCAACAGTGGCCAGCCCGCTGTGCACTCTCCTCTGCCCAGCCAGAGGCTGTCCCCCACCAGCTTTGCTGCTAATGGCTGGAATATCTTTGAGAGGGTCATTCCCGGTCCCTTCTGAAGTCTTCTCCTCCATAAAACAAAGGGTGGAGCCTGTCTcctcgcccccccgcccccccccccgccatcctGCAGGACCTAGAGAGTCAAGGCAACAAGCGGGCCCTGCTCCCCACCAATCACCAAGGTAGCCAGCAAAAGAGGTGCCCCCCACCTCAGCTCCCCGGGGACCCCCCCCAAGACCCTTCCTGCTGGAATCTTGAACAGGAGGCCATTGGAGGGCTGGGACTAACTGAGGGTGAAGAGCGAGCCTGCCATGTCCCAACCCCACTACACCATTCTTGGATCTCTGGCCACTTCTAGAGAGGTCAACAAGAACTGCAGTCACCGCACACCACAACAGCCTCAGCCTCCCCAAGGAGGGGTGTGGGGCCAGAGTGAAGGGAGCTTGCACTTTGGCTCGAGTCCAGAGCACTGCTTCCTGCCAGTTTCTGGTTGCTCCTGTAGAGGAGACTGGGAGGGTTTAGGAGCAGCCCAGACAAAAAGAAGAGGCAGTGAGTCTTGACCtgcccaacatggagctggaAACCTGGAGGGACTTGGTCAGGCCCACTCCCTGATGGCACTGGGTCCCTCTAAGAGGAGCCTACAGGAAGTGATGGCGTGAGCAGCTCCCCGCCCCTCCGCCACCCCACTCTGCAGTCCCTCTTAGATTTTGGTTCCCTTCCCAGATGCCTTGAGGtactctccacccacctcctctgggTCCCACTCCTGCAAACACTCACGAGCCTGAGTGGCATGAGGGAGTCACTAAAGGGGCCAAGGCCATGCAAGCATCATGGGAGCCAGCTTCTATGGCACTGTGGGATGGTGGGGGTGAAGAGAGGGCATGGAGCCAGGGTCCAGAGAGAGCCCAGTGATGGGAGGGGATGGCAGAGAGGCAGGACATACCTGACTCAGGTTCAAGGCCCGCCCAGAGGGTTCTCCTGGCTGGGGGATCTCCCAGCATTCCTGCCCTGTGACTCACTTTGATGCCCCACCCCAGGAAGCCACctgttcccacccccacccccaacccaggcCTCCTGGCCGAAAACCCAAGCCTGGGAATCTGCCTTCACCTGCACAGCCCCGAGAGgcaatgtgtgtgtatgtggtggtgggggggagcggACAGAGGTGTTCTATGGGGAGTGAGCCCCTAAACTCCTCAAACCACCCCCCCAGGATCTGAACAAAGGCCATCCCCTCTTGGAGGCAGGGGCCCAGGAGACCCAGCCTAAGGCACACCTTTCCCCTCTTCAACCCACTTCATGCCCACACCCTGTACCCTGCACACTTGGGAACCAGTCAAACCCGGGCATCCAGGTGGTTGATGCCAGCCTGCCCTGCCCATGGCTGCATGCCCGGCCAGGCACAGGGacacccctctgcccaccctgctACAGCTCCAGAGCCTGGACCTTCTCAAACATGAGCCAAAAAGGCCCAGGAAGGCCAGGTTGGGGCTGAGGTCAGCCACCCTGCAGCAGGCTGGCAGAGGGGAGAAGAATGCTGGCAGGCCCAGCAGAGGTGGGGGGCCTACCGGTCTAGCTGCAGCCTCAGGGGTGAGGGGCTATGGCGGATCTTGCTCTGGGCCTCAGCATGAAGCATGCCCTCAGCACTCTCCCCGTTGATGGCCAGGATAATGTCGCCAGGCCGGAGGTCAGCAGCCTCAGCCTTGCCCCTCTCAGTTACCTGCAGGGGATGAGAAACAAGTGGTCTGAGATACGCCTGCTCAGACAGCGATGACATTCCTATAGGGATGGAGGATAGGGGTTTCTCTCTGT
The sequence above is a segment of the Zalophus californianus isolate mZalCal1 chromosome 2, mZalCal1.pri.v2, whole genome shotgun sequence genome. Coding sequences within it:
- the PDLIM2 gene encoding PDZ and LIM domain protein 2 isoform X1, with protein sequence MALTVDVVGPGPWGFRITGGRDFHTPIMVTKVTERGKAEAADLRPGDIILAINGESAEGMLHAEAQSKIRHSPSPLRLQLDRSQAASPRQTNGESSVEVLVTRFQGSVRTHADSQSSLRSSCSSPVSSSPQLGSPFSTLPPSSPRALPGEAVVSRSFQSLARSPGPTAADRFSFGGRPGSHQASLTRTGDSAVLVLPPSPGPRSSSPRLSVDSEGGSRLLEEDSEVYKMLQENREARVAPRQSSSFRLLQEALEAEERGGTPAFLPSQLSPQSSLPTSGAPATPPKLHTCERCNTSIVNHAVRIQEGRYRHPGCYTCADCGLNLKMRGHFWVGDELYCEKHARRRYSAAPTLSSQA
- the PDLIM2 gene encoding PDZ and LIM domain protein 2 isoform X2, whose amino-acid sequence is MALTVDVVGPGPWGFRITGGRDFHTPIMVTKVTERGKAEAADLRPGDIILAINGESAEGMLHAEAQSKIRHSPSPLRLQLDRSQAASPRQTNGESSVEVLVTRFQGSVRTHADSQSSLRSSCSSPVSSSPQLGSPFSTLPPSSPRALPGEAVVSRSFQSLARSPGPTAADRFSFGGRPGSHQASLTRTGDSAVLVLPPSPGPRSSSPRLSVDSEGGSRLLEEDSEVYKMLQENREARVAPRQSSSFRLLQEALEAEERGTTLYASRRGATATRAATPAQTAA